The Nocardia arthritidis genome has a window encoding:
- a CDS encoding phosphatidylinositol mannoside acyltransferase, which produces MNLGERASDLAYAAGWRMVRALPERTARGLFDWGADRSVRNGGPIQLRRNLSRVLGVTPDEVPDELIRASMRSYARYWREAFRLPSMDHSAIDYYVGGLEHLDAALAQGRGVILCLPHSGNWDMAGVWLVQHYGTFSTVTERLRPESLFKRFMAYRESLGFEVFPLTGGEQPPFGQLADRLRQNKIVCLMGERDLTGKGVPVTFFGERTWMPAGAARLAAETGAALVPVHGWYIVEDDGRENWGLKTESPIDVSVGVAAATQALADRFAANIAEHPADWHMLQPLWESDLSAERLARIAAAQATVAHDGVREGDIAP; this is translated from the coding sequence GTGAACCTGGGGGAGCGGGCCAGCGATCTGGCCTATGCGGCGGGCTGGCGGATGGTGCGCGCGCTGCCGGAGCGGACGGCGCGCGGGCTCTTCGACTGGGGCGCCGACCGGTCCGTCCGCAATGGTGGTCCGATTCAATTGCGGCGCAACCTATCTCGGGTGCTGGGGGTGACGCCGGACGAGGTGCCCGACGAGCTGATCCGGGCCAGCATGCGCTCGTACGCGCGCTACTGGCGGGAGGCGTTCCGGCTGCCGTCGATGGATCATTCGGCGATCGACTACTACGTCGGCGGGCTGGAGCATCTGGACGCCGCATTGGCGCAAGGCCGGGGTGTCATCCTGTGCCTGCCGCATTCGGGCAACTGGGATATGGCCGGGGTCTGGCTGGTACAGCACTACGGCACCTTCTCGACGGTCACCGAGCGGCTGCGGCCGGAATCGCTGTTCAAACGGTTCATGGCGTACCGGGAAAGCCTCGGCTTCGAGGTGTTCCCGCTCACCGGCGGTGAGCAGCCGCCCTTCGGTCAGCTCGCGGATCGGTTGCGGCAGAACAAGATTGTGTGTCTGATGGGGGAGCGCGATCTGACGGGTAAGGGGGTCCCGGTGACCTTCTTCGGCGAGCGCACCTGGATGCCCGCCGGTGCGGCCAGACTGGCCGCGGAAACCGGCGCCGCGCTGGTGCCGGTGCACGGCTGGTACATCGTCGAGGACGACGGGCGGGAGAACTGGGGCCTCAAAACCGAATCGCCCATTGATGTTTCGGTCGGCGTCGCGGCGGCGACGCAGGCGCTGGCCGACCGCTTCGCCGCCAATATCGCCGAGCATCCGGCGGATTGGCATATGCTGCAACCACTTTGGGAGAGCGATCTGTCCGCCGAGCGGCTGGCCAGGATCGCCGCGGCGCAGGCCACCGTCGCGCACGACGGTGTCCGCGAGGGAGATATCGCGCCATGA
- the pgsA gene encoding phosphatidylinositol phosphate synthase, whose translation MLSFFGRETFAKATAPLGRALVSTGLTPDAMTLIGTTASIVAAVTLFPTGHLFWGTMVIWLFVMFDMLDGAMARARGGGTKYGAVLDATCDRVADGAIFAGLAWWAVYHEHHRPLSFATLVVLVTSQVISYAKARAEASGLSADGGIIERPDRLIIVLVGAGFTGIGGYWGIDWLTYAVHVSMWILAVLSIVTVFQRVLAVRNSPGARDVIPPAQKPQEAR comes from the coding sequence GTGCTGAGCTTCTTCGGCCGCGAGACGTTCGCCAAGGCGACCGCGCCGCTCGGCAGAGCGCTGGTGAGCACCGGGCTCACCCCCGATGCGATGACGCTGATCGGCACCACCGCGTCGATCGTGGCCGCGGTCACCCTGTTCCCGACCGGACATCTGTTCTGGGGGACCATGGTGATCTGGCTGTTCGTCATGTTCGACATGCTCGACGGCGCGATGGCGCGGGCGCGCGGCGGCGGCACGAAATACGGTGCGGTGCTCGACGCCACCTGCGATCGCGTCGCCGATGGCGCGATCTTCGCCGGATTGGCTTGGTGGGCGGTGTATCACGAACACCATCGGCCGCTGTCCTTCGCGACGCTCGTCGTGCTGGTGACCTCGCAGGTGATCTCGTATGCGAAGGCGCGCGCCGAGGCCAGCGGGCTGTCCGCGGACGGCGGGATCATCGAGCGGCCGGACCGGTTGATCATCGTGCTGGTCGGCGCCGGATTCACCGGTATCGGCGGCTACTGGGGAATCGATTGGCTCACCTACGCGGTGCATGTGTCCATGTGGATCCTGGCGGTGCTGAGCATCGTCACCGTATTCCAGCGGGTGCTCGCGGTTCGTAATTCGCCCGGTGCGCGAGATGTGATCCCGCCGGCACAGAAACCGCAGGAGGCGCGGTGA
- a CDS encoding HIT family protein, which produces MSDNSVRDDLDVEGAIVDTGAGEPDRLQRLWTPYRMSYIVEAAGADRKDTTGHPFTDIPKMADEDGLVIARGESVYAVLNLYPYNPGHMMVVPYRKVANLEDLTDAEAAELMAFTQQAIRVIKKVSRPHGFNVGLNLGGVAGGSLADHLHQHIVPRWGGDANFITVIGGAKVMPQLLRETRALLAAAWKET; this is translated from the coding sequence ATGAGTGACAACAGCGTTCGCGACGACCTCGATGTGGAAGGGGCCATCGTGGACACCGGCGCGGGCGAACCCGATCGGCTGCAACGACTGTGGACGCCGTACCGGATGTCCTACATCGTCGAGGCGGCCGGTGCGGATCGCAAGGACACCACCGGGCATCCGTTCACCGACATCCCGAAGATGGCCGATGAGGACGGCCTGGTGATCGCGCGTGGCGAATCGGTGTACGCGGTGCTGAACCTGTACCCCTACAACCCGGGCCACATGATGGTGGTGCCATACCGCAAGGTCGCGAACCTCGAGGATCTGACCGACGCGGAGGCCGCCGAGCTGATGGCGTTCACCCAGCAGGCGATCCGGGTGATCAAGAAGGTCTCCCGCCCGCACGGCTTCAATGTCGGGCTGAATCTCGGTGGCGTCGCGGGCGGTTCGCTCGCCGACCATCTGCACCAGCACATCGTGCCGCGCTGGGGCGGCGACGCGAACTTCATCACGGTCATCGGCGGCGCGAAGGTGATGCCGCAGCTGCTGCGGGAGACCCGCGCACTGCTCGCGGCGGCCTGGAAGGAGACGTAG
- the thrS gene encoding threonine--tRNA ligase, which produces MTTSNANSPVARVRVAAGTTAGTAVREAGLPTKGPDTIVVVRYDGELKDLSWTPDTDVEVEAVAADTPDGRNVIRHSTAHVLAQAVQQEFPGAKLGIGPFIKDGFYYDFQVDRPFTPEDLAKLETRMKKIIKGAQRFSRRVVEVDDARVELAKEPFKLELIGDKSGIDDPEVMEVGGKELTIYDNLDPRTGERIWADLCRGPHIPTTKFIPAFKLTRSSAAYWRGDQSREDLQRVYGTAWESQEALDQYMHLLAEAERRDHRKLGLELDLFSFPDELGSGLPVFHPKGGIIRKEMEDYSRKRHIEAGYEFVNTPHITKGHLFEVSKHLDWYADGMFPPMHLDAEYNEDGTVRKPGQDYYVKPMNCPMHNLIFRSRGRSYRELPLRMFEFGSVYRYEKSGVVHGLTRVRGMTQDDSHIYCTQEQVAEELTSILRFVLDLLKDYGLDDYYLELSTKDPKKYVGSDELWEEATETLRQVAESSGLQLVPDPGGAAFYGPKISVQTRDALGRNWQMSTIQLDFFEPELFELEYTASDGTKKRPVMIHRALFGSIERFFGVLTEHYAGAFPAWLSPVQVVGIPVAETFVPHLDSVIGQLSAAGIRAQVDRSDDRMQKKIFNNTAQKVPFMLLAGERDVTAGAVSFRFRDGTQVNGVPVADAVATIVDWVGRRENKSPTAEGFEIKGGK; this is translated from the coding sequence GTGACCACCTCGAACGCCAACAGTCCTGTCGCCCGCGTCCGGGTCGCAGCCGGGACGACGGCGGGCACCGCGGTGCGGGAGGCGGGCCTCCCTACTAAAGGACCGGACACCATCGTGGTGGTCCGGTACGACGGTGAGCTCAAGGACCTGTCCTGGACCCCGGACACCGACGTCGAGGTGGAGGCGGTCGCCGCGGACACCCCGGACGGCCGCAACGTGATCCGGCATTCCACCGCGCATGTGCTCGCGCAGGCCGTGCAGCAGGAGTTTCCGGGCGCCAAGCTCGGCATCGGCCCCTTCATCAAGGACGGCTTCTACTACGACTTCCAGGTGGACCGTCCGTTCACCCCGGAGGATCTGGCCAAGCTGGAAACCAGGATGAAGAAGATCATCAAAGGCGCGCAACGCTTTTCGCGCCGGGTGGTCGAGGTCGACGACGCCCGTGTCGAACTGGCGAAGGAGCCGTTCAAGCTGGAGCTGATCGGCGACAAATCCGGTATCGACGATCCGGAGGTCATGGAGGTCGGCGGCAAAGAGCTGACCATCTACGACAACCTGGATCCCCGTACCGGCGAACGCATCTGGGCCGATCTGTGCCGCGGGCCGCACATCCCGACCACCAAATTCATTCCGGCGTTCAAGCTCACCCGCAGCTCGGCCGCGTACTGGCGTGGCGATCAGAGCCGGGAGGATCTGCAGCGCGTCTACGGCACCGCATGGGAATCGCAGGAGGCGCTGGACCAGTACATGCACCTGCTGGCCGAGGCCGAACGCCGTGATCACCGCAAGCTCGGTCTCGAACTGGACCTGTTCAGCTTCCCCGACGAGCTCGGCTCGGGCCTGCCGGTGTTCCATCCCAAGGGCGGAATCATCCGCAAGGAGATGGAGGACTACTCGCGCAAGCGGCACATCGAGGCCGGGTACGAGTTCGTCAATACTCCGCACATCACCAAGGGCCACCTGTTCGAGGTCTCCAAGCACCTGGACTGGTACGCCGACGGCATGTTCCCGCCCATGCACCTCGACGCGGAGTACAACGAGGACGGCACCGTCCGCAAACCCGGCCAGGACTACTACGTCAAGCCGATGAACTGCCCGATGCACAACCTGATCTTCCGCTCGCGCGGCCGGTCGTATCGGGAGCTGCCGCTGCGGATGTTCGAGTTCGGCTCGGTCTACCGCTACGAGAAGTCCGGCGTCGTGCACGGCCTGACCCGGGTGCGCGGCATGACCCAGGACGATTCGCACATCTACTGCACCCAGGAGCAGGTAGCCGAGGAGCTCACCAGCATCCTGCGGTTCGTGCTGGATCTGCTGAAGGATTACGGCCTCGACGACTACTACCTCGAGCTGTCCACCAAGGACCCGAAGAAGTACGTCGGCTCCGACGAGCTGTGGGAGGAGGCCACCGAGACGCTGCGCCAGGTCGCGGAATCCTCCGGCCTGCAGCTGGTTCCGGATCCGGGCGGCGCCGCCTTCTACGGCCCGAAGATTTCCGTGCAGACCAGGGACGCGCTCGGCCGCAACTGGCAGATGTCGACCATCCAGCTCGACTTCTTCGAGCCGGAACTGTTCGAGCTGGAATACACCGCCTCCGACGGCACCAAGAAGCGGCCGGTGATGATCCACCGCGCCCTGTTCGGTTCGATCGAACGTTTCTTCGGCGTGCTCACCGAGCACTACGCGGGCGCCTTCCCCGCCTGGCTCTCACCGGTGCAGGTGGTCGGCATTCCGGTCGCGGAAACCTTTGTGCCGCACCTGGATTCGGTGATCGGGCAGCTCTCCGCGGCGGGTATCCGCGCCCAGGTGGACCGCAGCGACGACCGGATGCAGAAGAAGATCTTCAACAACACCGCGCAGAAGGTGCCGTTCATGCTGCTGGCGGGCGAGCGGGATGTCACCGCGGGCGCGGTGAGCTTCCGGTTCCGCGACGGCACCCAGGTGAACGGCGTCCCGGTCGCCGACGCCGTCGCCACCATCGTCGACTGGGTCGGACGCCGCGAGAACAAGTCGCCGACCGCCGAGGGATTCGAGATCAAGGGCGGAAAGTGA